CTCATGTCAACAGGGCTATGGCCAAAGCCGTCACAAACTGTGGATGTTTAAAGATCAAGGCGGAAAAACAACCCGTCCCCCCAAATGTCAACTTCTCCGAGGTTTCAAAATATGTAAAAACACACATAGAAGGAAACTTGTGCTCCAATTGCCGTGAGATAGTGGAAGCAGAGTTGGGAAACTCCATGTTCTACATCGCAGCTTTATGTACCCTTCTCGATCTCGACCTAGAAAAG
The sequence above is a segment of the Actinomycetota bacterium genome. Coding sequences within it:
- a CDS encoding DUF1573 domain-containing protein, coding for HVNRAMAKAVTNCGCLKIKAEKQPVPPNVNFSEVSKYVKTHIEGNLCSNCREIVEAELGNSMFYIAALCTLLDLDLEKILARENDRISTLGVYSLT